Within Spartobacteria bacterium, the genomic segment TCAGTCATAGAGACCGCCTGCGGACCGCCGGGATCGGTGGCGATAAGAATCAGACCGTTGAACTGGGATGGATTTTTAGCAGCCAATGACTGCACCACATACCCTCCCATGGAATATCCCAACAGAGAAACGGGCTGCTTATCATAGCGTTGCAGCAGCGGCTGTACGCCCTGAATCCAGTCGGTCATGGAGCCGGAGCACACCCCGTACTGACGGGAGAGTCCTGTTCCCGGATAGTCTAAAATAATACACGTAAAATGCGTGCTCAATGCGCGAAGCAAAGCCGGGTGCCAATGATGCATGGTCATACTGGAGCCGTGGAAAAAGAAAAGCGGATCGCCCTCCCCTATGGTTCGATACGCCACGGGGCCCGCGTGTTTCACATCCGAAAGGCCGTCCAGCTGTGCCACCCCGCCTCGTGCCATTTTGAAATGCTGATACCAGTCAGGAAAACGTATGGTGAACAGCACAGGACCGGCGAAGCCCAAGGCCTGGACGATCCACGGCAACAGACTGTTCCCCGCATAAGCACCCGCCGTTGTTATCAGCATGCCGACAACCCAGACGGCGGCAATGATCTGATTGACTTCGTAAAAAAGAGGTGAATCCCAATATTCTTTGGGACAGGATCTGCGGGCATAGACCATCGTAAACGGACGTCGCATCACGATGGTAATCATCATAATCACTGCCAGCACCAACGTGCTGAACCAATAGGCGTTAGCGAGCACCCAGGGATGATGCATAAAAACACCCGTAATCAACATAAACACAAAAAAGGCCAAGGTTCCCCATGAAAGGACATTTTTATCCTTCAGTTCCCGCCAATCGCATATCGCAATGGAGGCTGTCGCCACAAATGTTCCCACCACGACACCATTCTCGCCGGCACCGCTAAAACAGGCGAATAGAATCCAAGGCAAAAATCCCATAATAAAATTCCGCGCCATACATTCACTCCTTATGATAATCAACCTGAGAACAGCGTCGTTTATAACGGAAGACAAACGACACTTCAATCTTCACGACAAGCTATTCAGCCCACAGAACCAACAAAACAACATTGACATCAGTGCCCCTTTTTATAAATAAAGTTATCACGTAAAAACACCATACGCATGATGCCCTGCATCAAAGCCCTTTTAAGCCACACGGATTATAAACGTTATGAATACAGACAAACAAAGTAGCGATCCTGCCGTTCTGATTGTAGATGACTCCATTATCGCCTGCAAAGTACTCAGCAAAACACTGGCCCCATTTTTTGATAAAATTATATACAGAACAAGTGCCGACGGCATCAAAGATTGCATACTGCAAGATCATGTAAACTGTCTTGTACTTGATTTACTGATGCCTGAAACCAGCGGTTATGACGTCATAGAATCCGTATTAAACTGGCGTCCCGGCTTCCCTATCATCGTTGTATCGGCTGATATCCAGGAAGAAACACGGCGGCA encodes:
- a CDS encoding alpha/beta hydrolase — encoded protein: MARNFIMGFLPWILFACFSGAGENGVVVGTFVATASIAICDWRELKDKNVLSWGTLAFFVFMLITGVFMHHPWVLANAYWFSTLVLAVIMMITIVMRRPFTMVYARRSCPKEYWDSPLFYEVNQIIAAVWVVGMLITTAGAYAGNSLLPWIVQALGFAGPVLFTIRFPDWYQHFKMARGGVAQLDGLSDVKHAGPVAYRTIGEGDPLFFFHGSSMTMHHWHPALLRALSTHFTCIILDYPGTGLSRQYGVCSGSMTDWIQGVQPLLQRYDKQPVSLLGYSMGGYVVQSLAAKNPSQFNGLILIATDPGGPQAVSMTDEDLHTLTDMTGGIEAHYRNLGKLMFTNAETGLKIGEQIQTIYMSASVEHELSADELTLQNAVCEQWNEDGLTHGSIPKITSPALIITAAQDRIEPPANADLIGQLLPQAEKQIIPDAGHGLIYQMPEELARRIIQWASK
- a CDS encoding response regulator, with protein sequence MNTDKQSSDPAVLIVDDSIIACKVLSKTLAPFFDKIIYRTSADGIKDCILQDHVNCLVLDLLMPETSGYDVIESVLNWRPGFPIIVVSADIQEETRRHCDKMGIFAYFNKPAPTDDLVESIREAMLKYPQAKVVPS